A part of Pectinophora gossypiella chromosome Z, ilPecGoss1.1, whole genome shotgun sequence genomic DNA contains:
- the LOC126380792 gene encoding uncharacterized protein LOC126380792 isoform X2: protein MRILPLIVLVACVACEAAARAQDDGEARPAPSRGLLKRGLLAKGKQTTTTTTPAPQEEAEYEDEAEYADGEAQEASTEAPPSSTEGKKLVSGGVRPFRSNTDLLEALKRRRAQAAEAKHGHSSAPAAPAQDSPVEAAAPAATPAKSSYSKKRYNNAPKESQNEEAPAPAKPSRGRFGRPSRSVQEEPEEQNESAPAPARSARTFARRGGN, encoded by the exons GATTGTGTTAGTGGCGTGCGTAGCGTGCGAGGCAGCGGCGCGAGCGCAAGACGACGGGGAAGCGCGGCCGGCGCCGTCGCGGGGGCTGCTCAAGCGCGGGCTGTTGGCTAAGGGCAAACAGACGACCACCACCACCACGCCTGCGCCACAG GAGGAGGCAGAATACGAAGACGAGGCCGAGTACGCGGACGGGGAGGCGCAGGAGGCATCGACGGAGGCTCCGCCCTCGTCCACAGAGGGCAAGAAGCTGGTCTCTGGTGGCGTGCGGCCCTTCCGCAGCAACACTGACCTGCTGGAGGCGCTCAAGAGGAGGCGGGCTCAGGCCGCTGAAG CAAAACACGGGCACTCGAGCGCCCCCGCTGCGCCGGCGCAAGACTCCCCAGTGGAAGCCGCTGCGCCCGCCGCCACCCCGGCCAAGTCCAGCTACA GTAAAAAGCGTTACAACAACGCCCCGAAAGAGAGCCAGAATGAAGAGGCGCCTGCGCCTGCCAAACCCAGCAGAGGACGATTTGGAAGAC CATCCCGATCGGTGCAAGAGGAACCCGAGGAGCAGAACGagtctgcgcccgcgccggcccgGAGCGCCCGGACATTCGCCAGGCGAGGGGGCAACTAA
- the LOC126380792 gene encoding skin secretory protein xP2 isoform X1 codes for MRILPLIVLVACVACEAAARAQDDGEARPAPSRGLLKRGLLAKGKQTTTTTTPAPQEEAEYEDEAEYADGEAQEASTEAPPSSTEGKKLVSGGVRPFRSNTDLLEALKRRRAQAAEAKHGHSSAPAAPAQDSPVEAAAPAATPAKSSYSKKRYNNAPKESQNEEAPAPAKPSRGRFGRPASRSVQEEPEEQNESAPAPARSARTFARRGGN; via the exons GATTGTGTTAGTGGCGTGCGTAGCGTGCGAGGCAGCGGCGCGAGCGCAAGACGACGGGGAAGCGCGGCCGGCGCCGTCGCGGGGGCTGCTCAAGCGCGGGCTGTTGGCTAAGGGCAAACAGACGACCACCACCACCACGCCTGCGCCACAG GAGGAGGCAGAATACGAAGACGAGGCCGAGTACGCGGACGGGGAGGCGCAGGAGGCATCGACGGAGGCTCCGCCCTCGTCCACAGAGGGCAAGAAGCTGGTCTCTGGTGGCGTGCGGCCCTTCCGCAGCAACACTGACCTGCTGGAGGCGCTCAAGAGGAGGCGGGCTCAGGCCGCTGAAG CAAAACACGGGCACTCGAGCGCCCCCGCTGCGCCGGCGCAAGACTCCCCAGTGGAAGCCGCTGCGCCCGCCGCCACCCCGGCCAAGTCCAGCTACA GTAAAAAGCGTTACAACAACGCCCCGAAAGAGAGCCAGAATGAAGAGGCGCCTGCGCCTGCCAAACCCAGCAGAGGACGATTTGGAAGAC CAGCATCCCGATCGGTGCAAGAGGAACCCGAGGAGCAGAACGagtctgcgcccgcgccggcccgGAGCGCCCGGACATTCGCCAGGCGAGGGGGCAACTAA